One part of the Haliotis asinina isolate JCU_RB_2024 chromosome 2, JCU_Hal_asi_v2, whole genome shotgun sequence genome encodes these proteins:
- the LOC137274033 gene encoding methionine adenosyltransferase 2 subunit beta-like produces MALKRVLITGASGLLGRAVFKEFSADASWEVLGLAFSRSSDKLKKVDLTDPSSVQQVVQDFKPSVVIHAAAERRPDVVDKQDEATQKINIDATQSLCTEAAKVGAWVLFVSTDYVFDGSKPPYTVTDQPNPLNKYGQSKYQGEKITLETSKDNGVLRVPILYGEVEYLGECSVTLLFEKVRDTTKTCVMSDYERRYPTACQDVAVTIRQLSDKRLQDSSISGIYHWSGDENMTKYDMAVAMAEIFNLPTSHIEADKKPSRGVTRPFNSHLDCSRLEALGCGQRIKFKEGIAHVLQNYKP; encoded by the exons ATGGCATTGAAGCGGGTTTTGATCACTGGAGCTTCAGGACTGTTGGGAAGAGCTGTATTTAAGGAGTTTTCTGCTGATGCATCATGGGAGGTTCTTGGGCTAGCTTTCTCAAGAAGTAGtgacaaactgaaaaaagtTGATTTAACTGATCCCAGTTCTGTCCAGCAAGTTGTACAAGACTTCAAG ccatctGTTGTAATCCATGCAGCAGCAGAAAGACGTCCTGATGTTGTAGACAAACAAGATGAAGCCACACAAAAGATCAACATTGATGCTACACAAAGCCTGTGTACAGAGGCAG CCAAGGTTGGTGCGTGGGTGCTGTTTGTGAGCACGGACTATGTGTTCGATGGGTCCAAGCCTCCATACACAGTGACAGATCAGCCTAACCCACTCAACAAGTATGGCCAGAGCAAATACCAAGGGGAAAAGATCACACTGGAAACTAGCAAAG ATAATGGTGTACTGCGTGTACCCATTCTTTACGGAGAAGTGGAGTACCTGGGGGAGTGTTCTGTCACACTTTTGTTTGAGAAGGTCAGGgacacaacaaaaacatgtgtCATGTCTGACTATGAACGTCGGTATCCCACAGCCTGCCAGGACGTCGCAGTCACCATCCGACAGTTGTCAGACAAGAGGCTGCAG GATAGCTCCATTAGTGGAATATACCACTGGAGTGGTGATGAAAACATGACCAAGTACGATATGGCTGTGGCCATGGCGGAGATATTCAACCTTCCGACTAGTCACATCGAAGCCGACAAGAAGCCATCCCGAGGAGTAACACGTCCCTTCAACTCCCATTTGGACTGTTCCCGTCTTGAGGCGCTGGGCTGTGGGCAGAGGATCAAGTTCAAAGAAGGCATCGCTCACGTTCTCCAGAACTACAAACCATAG